Proteins from a single region of Apium graveolens cultivar Ventura chromosome 7, ASM990537v1, whole genome shotgun sequence:
- the LOC141671968 gene encoding uncharacterized protein LOC141671968, giving the protein MADPELEAIRQRRMQELMAQRGGSANQPNPEQQNGQEEAKREADERRQMMLSQIVSSEARERIARIALVKPEKARGVEDVILRAAQMGQIVEKISEERLISLLEQINTQTTKQTKVTIQRRRSVLEDDD; this is encoded by the exons ATG GCTGACCCCGAACTGGAAGCTATCAGGCAAAGGAGAATGCAGGAGCTAATGGCTCAAAGAGGAGGCTCT GCAAATCAGCCGAACCCTGAACAACAGAACGGCCAGGAGGAAGCTAAAAG GGAGGCAGATGAACGACGACAGATGATGCTTAGTCAGATCGTTTCATCCGAAGCACGCGAAAGAA TTGCTCGAATTGCGTTGGTGAAGCCTGAAAAGGCCAGAGGAGTTGAGGATGTTATACTGAGAGCTGCTCAAATGGGTCAAATAGTTGAGAAA ATTTCTGAAGAGAGGCTTATATCGTTGCTGGAACAAATCAATACACAGACTACGAAGCAGACCAAAGTCACT ATCCAGAGGCGCCGTAGTGTTCTTGAAGATGATGATTAG